A stretch of the Orcinus orca chromosome 1, mOrcOrc1.1, whole genome shotgun sequence genome encodes the following:
- the C1H1orf116 gene encoding specifically androgen-regulated gene protein codes for MPERELWPAGPGLEPVTHIGSCDSMMSTTSTLSGSSDSSYDFLSAEEKECLLFLEKTIGSLDAEADSGLSTDKSGQATTPRGPRTLPTTQPAAQGHPKETVQQGTQPKRVTPFSLSHLPEPQSLGLRSGSCSLPRNIHIGRDQILRKSTTHTNSHIPGVSDGLVPGPEKEQVGQSSEPPQAPTGPRDAALDLDRAFIPPPEAFRDTQPEQRGQRGLPRQPGELSPRPQVHISLSLQQKRETTSEAMSQKANEEGSTGEPGQPRPPPAVSSQNAKAEDVPVPSEGAPHARLAPLTAPKPRKLPPNIVLKSSRGGFHSDPQNRLSCHSEAGPGDSGPTSSSLQEQRRARREALEKLGLPQDQDEASTHLSRPSIRLRETRTQAPSPAPPVVPAQVSAATGKAPAPAPMRGPSPVKAPGPAPAQPSSPGNVLVPAQEATPGKVPADKSMPIPIPRAPRANSPLTQPKPDSGLTLQESSIPGLRQMNFKSNTLERSGVGLSSYLSAEKDCSPKTSTSLGKASFLDKISPNVLRNSRPRPASLGTRKDLEGIQVGKLADPEHELGSKRLSYQGQSRDMLPRSHCVSVKISPKGVSDEKRREALKKLGLLKK; via the exons ATGCCCGAGAGAGAGCTGTGGCCAGCAGGGCCTGGCTTGGAACCCGTGACCCACATTGGCAGCTGCGATAGCATGATGAGCACCACCTCCACCCTCTCTGGATCT AGTGACAGCAGCTACGACTTCCTGTCCGCTGAAGAGAAGGAGTGTCTGCTCTTCTTAGAGAAAACCATTGGCTCATTGGACGCCGAGGCTGACAGTGGACTGTCCACTGACAAGTCTGGTCAAGCCACAACTCCCCGAGGTCCCCGAACACTGCCCACGACCCAGCCTGCCGCCCAGG GACATCCGAAAGAGACCGTTCAGCAAGGAACACAGCCGAAAAGAGTGACTCCATTCAGCTTGTCTCATCTGCCCGAGCCTCAAAGCCTGGGCCTCAGGTCTGGCTCCTGCAGCCTCCCCAGAAATATCCACATCGGCAGAGACCAGATCCTCAGAAAAAGCACCACACACACTAACAGCCACATCCCAGGGGTATCTGACGGGCTTGTCCCAGGGCCTGAGAAAGAGCAGGTGGGCCAGAGCAGTGAGCCCCCCCAGGCACCGACGGGCCCCCGGGACGCTGCCCTTGATCTGGACAGGGCTTTCATCCCCCCACCAGAAGCCTTCCgggacacccagccggagcagcGTGGGCAACGCGGCCTGCCCAGACAGCCAGGGGAGCTGAGTCCCAGGCCCCAGGTCCACATATCACTCAGCCTCCAGCAAAAAAGGGAGACCACTTCAGAGGCCATGTCCCAGAAAGCCAATGAGGAAGGCTCAACCGGGGAACCTGGACAACCTCGGCCTCCTCCTGCTGTGTCCTCTCAGAATGCAAAAGCTGAAGATGTTCCTGTCCCATCAGAGGGGGCTCCACATGCCCGGCTGGCTCCCCTCACAGCCCCTAAGCCACGGAAGCTGCCGCCAAATATTGTTCTGAAGAGTAGCCGGGGTGGTTTCCACAGTGATCCCCAGAACCGGCTGTCTTGCCACTCGGAGGCTGGCCCTGGAGACTCGGGCCCCACCTCGTCATCACTGCAGGAGCAGAGGAGAGCACGCAGGGAAGCGCTGGAGAAGCTGGGGCTGCCCCAGGACCAAGATGAGGCCAGCACCCACTTAAGTAGGCCCTCCATCAGGCTCAGGGAGACTCGCACGCAGGCCCCCTCCCCGGCTCCGCCTGTGGTTCCAGCTCAGGTCTCAGCAGCGACAGGAAAGGCTCCAGCACCTGCACCAATGCGGGGACCTTCTCCAGTGAAAGCTCCGGGTCCGGCTCCAGCTCAGCCATCTTCTCCAGGCAATGTTTTGGTTCCTGCCCAGGAAGCCACTCCAGGGAAAGTTCCAGCTGACAAATCCATGCCAATTCCTATCCCTAGGGCCCCACGGGCAAATAGTCCCCTCACTCAGCCGAAGCCAGACTCTGGGCTGACTCTCCAGgagagcagcatccctggcctgaGACAGATGAACTTCAAGTCCAACACGCTGGAGCGTTCAGGCGTGGGGCTGAGCAGCTACCTCTCAGCAGAGAAAGATTGCAGCCCCAAAACCAGCACCTCTCTGGGAAAAGCCTCCTTCTTGGACAAGATCTCACCCAACGTCTTGCGTAACTCCCGGCCGCGCCCGGCCTCCTTGGGCACCAGGAAGGACTTAGAGGGTATCCAGGTGGGCAAGTTGGCCGACCCGGAGCATGAGCTGGGTTCCAAGCGTCTGTCTTACCAAGGACAGAGCCGTGACATGCTGCCTCGATCCCACTGTGTCAGTGTCAAGATCTCCCCAAAAGGCGTGTCTGATGAAAAAAGAAGGGAGGCTCTCAAGAAGCTGGGCCTGTTGAAGAAGTAG